In Armatimonadota bacterium, the genomic stretch GAACCGATCCATCCTCGTTCAGCCGATAGATCTTGCCATTAGGGATGTTCAGGTCCTGCGCAGTGTTGCCGCCTCCACGCTCTCCCTGCGAGATAAATATGTGGCCTTTCCCATCGAACGCCAGCTTGCAACCATAGTGAACGCCCGAACCGTTGTAAAACTCCTGGCCGACCTGATAAATCGTTTGCTGCGAGCCCCACTCAGCATTGTCGCCGTTCCACGTTAGCTTGCCTCGGACGACCTTGGTCATGGCTGCTCGCGAACCATCGGCTTTGGGCTCCGAATAGCTGATATAAACCCAGCCGTTTGTCGCGTACTGCGGGTGAACGGCGACTTCCATCTGACCGCCTTGGCCGAGTTCGAGCACCTTCGGAAGCCCCATAATCTCGCCAACTTTCTGGCCGCCTTTATAGATAATGATTCCTCCAGGGCGGTTAGTAACCAACATGCGACCATCCGGAAGCCAGTCAATCGACCAAGGCACTTTGAGTCCTTGGTTTTGATCAACGACAGTTTCGACGCGATAGTTGTGCAACTTGGAGTTGAAAACATCGCCCGTCTTCTTTGGCTGGCCCATCTGCCACTTCAGAGCCTTGCCCTGAAGTTCTCGAATGTGAACCACCAGTCCCCAAACTTCTTGATCCGTCAACGTCTCGCCCATCGACTCCATTCCGGTGCCGGGGACCCCGTTACGGGTCGCGTCGAAGAATGCTCGGTCGTGCTTCTGATCAAACTTTTCAGGTGTCAAAAGAGTTTGGGTTCCTCCCCCACCGCCTTCGCCATTTTCTCCATGACACTTCGCGCAATAGTCGTTGTAGAGCTTGGTGACGTTTGTTCGACGCTGCTGGGGCTGCTTCTTGTTGGGCTCGTACGGAGCTTCCTTCTTCCCTGCAGCAATCGTAGTGCATCCGACCACAAGACCGGACGCTGCGAGAGCTAATTGAAACAGTTTTGT encodes the following:
- a CDS encoding PQQ-dependent sugar dehydrogenase, encoding MTKLFQLALAASGLVVGCTTIAAGKKEAPYEPNKKQPQQRRTNVTKLYNDYCAKCHGENGEGGGGGTQTLLTPEKFDQKHDRAFFDATRNGVPGTGMESMGETLTDQEVWGLVVHIRELQGKALKWQMGQPKKTGDVFNSKLHNYRVETVVDQNQGLKVPWSIDWLPDGRMLVTNRPGGIIIYKGGQKVGEIMGLPKVLELGQGGQMEVAVHPQYATNGWVYISYSEPKADGSRAAMTKVVRGKLTWNGDNAEWGSQQTIYQVGQEFYNGSGVHYGCKLAFDGKGHIFISQGERGGGNTAQDLNIPNGKIYRLNEDGSVPKDNPFVGKGVVAEKVWSYGHRNPQGLTIGLDGRIWDTEHGPRGGDELNDCTKGDNYGWSKVAFSINYNDSAEWVPWNGPGEKYKMPVFRWLPSIGASGLDVARGAAFPKWKGDLIAGGLSGNNVDRIRTKNGELVEREGLLIGMGRVRDIATAPDGVIYVALNGPDKIVRIVPAP